In Solanum pennellii chromosome 7, SPENNV200, the following are encoded in one genomic region:
- the LOC107024822 gene encoding protein ALP1-like, which produces MDRNAFHNLVLLTKDVGGLTDGKYMSRSEKLAMFLNILSHHGKNRSIKVDYIRSGWRVSQAFNECLRAILKLTPLFLVNPKPILENEIEDRWKWFKKLRYRTRKGDIAINVLGVCDTNLNFTYVLPGWEGSAADGRVLRDTVVRRNGLKIPEGNYYLCDGGYTNGKGFLSPYRGYRYWLRDWQGENPPPRCREELFNMKHARARNVIKRAFGLLKGHWGILRSSSWYSVKVHNRIISACCLIHNYIRREMDVDPLDMDMEEQVENQPEHIDLVESSEEWTTWRNELAQSMWNSRSNQ; this is translated from the exons ATGGATAGAAATGCCTTTCATAATTTAGTTTTATTAACTAAGGATGTTGGAGGCTTGACTGATGGTAAGTATATGTCAAGAAGTGAAAAGCTAGCAATGTTCTTAAACATCTTGTCTCATCACGGGAAGAATAGATCTATCAAGGTCGATTATATTAGATCTGGATGGAGAGTAAGTCAAGCTTTTAATGAGTGCTTGAGAGCTATACTCAAACTAACTCCACTGTTCCTTGTCAATCCTAAACCGATCCTTGAAAATGAGATTGAAGATCGATGGAAATGGTTTAAG AAACTAAGATACAGGACAAGGAAGGGAGATATAGCTATTAATGTATTGGGAGTTTGTGATACAAATCTCAATTTTACTTATGTGTTACCTGGTTGGGAAGGATCAGCTGCTGATGGTCGTGTATTACGAGACACTGTAGTGCGGCGCAATGGTTTAAAAATTCCCGAGG gtaattattatttatgtgatGGAGGATATACAAATGGAAAAGGTTTTCTTTCACCTTACCGAGGATATAGATATTGGTTAAGGGATTGGCAAGGTGAGAACCCCCCACCTCGATGTCGAGAAGAACTTTTTAATATGAAGCATGCTAGGGCTCGTAATGTTATCAAAAGGGCGTTTGGTCTCTTGAAAGGGCATTGGGGAATTCTTAGGAGTTCTTCGTGGTACTCTGTTAAAGTTCATAACAGAATTATAAGTGCTTGTTGTTTGATTCACAACTACATCCGTAGAGAGATGGATGTGGATCCTTTAGACATGGATATGGAAGAACAAGTTGAGAATCAACCTGAACATATTGATCTTGTTGAATCGTCTGAAGAGTGGACCACTTGGAGGAATGAGTTGGCTCAATCAATGTGGAATTCAAGATCTAATCAGTGA